Proteins encoded by one window of Musa acuminata AAA Group cultivar baxijiao chromosome BXJ2-9, Cavendish_Baxijiao_AAA, whole genome shotgun sequence:
- the LOC103974102 gene encoding BTB/POZ domain-containing protein At5g41330 encodes MPPSARAEPGNVVTLNVGGQLFQTTPQTLALAGPDSILSSLASSLPSSSSVPFIDRDPDLFAALLSLLRTGRIPSRATAAFDHDDLLAEARFYALHPLFLSSLSSHALFDAFTLRRSLLLPLPGRDACSALAPYPLDASLLVAHGGKVSSFDPSLRRRATVLTPLPAVDSLLALGPLAAAGAADFPGLHLLDLGRPGGPVRHVLRWCPHPSAPAAAVQAIGSSPDLLFCSFESCRRNASAILAFDLTTFQPVTEIARREIYGAELDSAIPATKLQWVPGSNLLMAAGSHGGPSGLLGDIRLWDVRSGEAIWELKEKHNCFADVTVSDGLSAMFKVGINSGEVFMADMRKLSSEEPWICIGDGRRPATGKKEGGGCRIESYGRHVFCSRGGDVEMWTEVVMGCWRRGEEGLESERVMRRNLMGGTNDGGGKKINMLGFGGNRMVVARQEEQWVEVWESSPRS; translated from the coding sequence ATGCCGCCTTCCGCGCGCGCCGAGCCCGGCAACGTCGTCACCCTCAACGTGGGCGGCCAACTCTTCCAGACCACCCCGCAAACCCTCGCCCTCGCCGGCCCCGACTCTATCCTCTCCTCCCTCGCCTCTTctctgccttcttcctcctccgtccCATTCATCGACCGTGACCCCGATCTCTTCGCCGCCCTCCTCTCGCTCCTCCGCACCGGCCGCATCCCCTCGCGAGCCACCGCTGCCTTCGACCACGACGACCTCCTCGCCGAAGCCCGCTTCTACGCCCTTCACCCCCTCTTCCTTTCTTCTCTCTCCAGCCACGCCCTCTTCGATGCCTTCACCCTCCGccgttccctcctcctccccctcccgggACGCGACGCGTGCTCCGCCCTCGCCCCTTACCCCCTCGACGCCTCCCTCCTCGTGGCACACGGCGGCAAGGTCTCCTCCTTCGACCCCTCCCTCCGCCGCCGCGCCACCGTTCTCACCCCCCTCCCCGCTGTCGACTCCCTCCTCGCCCTTGGACCCCTCGCCGCCGCCGGCGCCGCCGACTTTCCCggcctccacctcctcgacctcgGCCGCCCCGGCGGCCCCGTCCGGCACGTCCTCCGCTGGTGTCCCCACCCCTCCGCACCCGCCGCCGCTGTCCAGGCCATCGGCTCCTCTCCTGACCTCCTCTTCTGCAGCTTCGAGTCCTGCCGGAGGAACGCCAGCGCGATCCTCGCCTTCGACCTCACCACCTTCCAGCCCGTCACAGAGATCGCCCGCCGCGAGATCTACGGCGCCGAGCTGGACTCCGCGATCCCGGCAACGAAGCTGCAGTGGGTTCCGGGATCCAACCTGCTCATGGCCGCCGGATCCCACGGCGGCCCTTCGGGGCTGTTGGGCGACATCCGGCTATGGGATGTGAGGTCCGGCGAAGCGATCTGGGAGCTGAAGGAGAAACACAATTGCTTTGCGGACGTCACGGTATCTGATGGCCTGTCGGCGATGTTCAAGGTGGGGATCAACTCGGGCGAGGTTTTCATGGCGGATATGCGGAAACTGAGCTCCGAGGAGCCATGGATTTGTATCGGGGACGGTAGGAGGCCGGCGACAGGGAAGAAGGAAGGGGGCGGGTGCCGAATCGAAAGCTACGGGAGGCACGTGTTCTGTAGCAGAGGAGGGGATGTGGAGATGTGGACGGAGGTGGTGATGGGGTGTTGGAGGAGGGGTGAGGAGGGGTTAGAGAGCGAGAGGGTGATGAGGAGGAATTTGATGGGAGGGACGAACGACGGGGGAGGGAAGAAGATAAACATGTTGGGGTTTGGAGGGAACAGAATGGTGGTGGCGAGGCAGGAGGAGCAGTGGGTGGAGGTGTGGGAAAGCTCGCCCAGGAGTTGA